A single genomic interval of uncultured Sphaerochaeta sp. harbors:
- a CDS encoding sensor histidine kinase, protein MKFIWGNQHKPNLFTLLFLYFLIVLIVPLGLFSAYYALAGNTNQERYLMRQAMNMTTRDASTVAQALESYRHKAYQLSTNPLVVEILKADSLEAESSQSRELYELLFTVMHGDIYLASANLVSNSGKVRVSTHVFPEVYDLRYQGNDWDMASIINQNSQVSPTASLISIQSHRIAENGRQVVASILRRVYDQEGTNLGYLVVDMYADALSPQINSDHVLTDMLLVDTKSFYATSLVHPERFGSFDRFPALNTLDGNYTPRSLPSDTSIIAISPIGGTGLHLVGSLSSGPFFQSMENWLSVFTTTMLIGVVLALGLSYLFSRSIAHPIKNLAKRMREVEQGKLESREVSSAISEFSQLEHSFNVMIKQIISLLDLTREEQVKLSEAERKALESQMNPHFLFNTLNTIKALARLHGEEDIYTITVKLGKLLRSSIDNRESEATLEQSMALIESYLTIQKLRFADKLTTEIYLDPSCKHIKTPKLIIQPLVENAIIHGLEPKVGSWNLSVRVERTGERISITVGDDGVGFPPDRLPDNLDELANSPHVGVYNVYRRLFLKYGRKLHFSLKSKEGEGTWATISFPDEEAIKEEIQ, encoded by the coding sequence ATGAAATTCATCTGGGGCAATCAGCACAAGCCAAACCTATTCACACTGCTCTTTCTCTACTTCCTCATCGTTCTCATTGTTCCATTGGGACTATTCTCTGCCTATTATGCACTTGCAGGGAATACGAATCAAGAACGGTATCTGATGAGACAGGCAATGAATATGACCACCCGTGATGCCAGTACCGTTGCCCAAGCCCTTGAATCCTACCGTCATAAAGCATACCAACTCTCCACCAACCCCTTGGTTGTGGAGATACTCAAGGCAGATAGCCTTGAGGCAGAATCGTCACAAAGTCGCGAGCTGTATGAACTGTTGTTTACCGTCATGCATGGAGATATCTATCTTGCAAGCGCAAACCTTGTCAGCAATAGCGGGAAGGTCAGGGTCTCCACCCATGTTTTTCCCGAGGTGTACGACCTACGCTATCAGGGCAATGACTGGGATATGGCTTCCATCATCAACCAGAACAGCCAGGTTTCCCCTACTGCCAGTCTAATCAGCATCCAGAGTCATAGGATAGCAGAAAACGGAAGACAGGTTGTTGCTTCCATCCTCCGTCGTGTCTATGACCAGGAGGGGACAAACCTTGGCTACCTTGTGGTGGATATGTATGCAGATGCGCTCTCCCCCCAGATAAACAGTGACCATGTCCTCACCGATATGCTGCTGGTCGACACCAAGTCCTTTTACGCTACCAGCCTTGTTCATCCTGAGCGGTTTGGATCCTTCGACCGTTTTCCCGCTCTCAACACCCTCGATGGCAATTACACTCCCCGCTCACTTCCCTCTGATACCTCCATCATAGCCATCTCTCCAATAGGGGGAACCGGCCTCCATCTAGTAGGCTCACTCAGCAGCGGGCCATTTTTCCAGAGTATGGAAAATTGGTTGTCAGTCTTCACTACGACCATGCTTATCGGGGTAGTACTTGCTCTAGGCCTCTCCTACCTTTTCTCACGCTCCATTGCCCACCCGATCAAAAATCTTGCAAAGCGTATGAGAGAGGTGGAACAAGGGAAGCTGGAAAGTCGCGAGGTCAGCAGCGCGATAAGCGAATTCAGCCAGCTGGAACACTCATTCAATGTCATGATCAAACAGATCATCAGCCTCCTCGATCTTACTCGTGAAGAACAGGTTAAATTGAGTGAAGCGGAAAGAAAAGCTCTGGAGAGCCAGATGAATCCCCATTTTCTCTTCAACACCCTCAATACGATCAAGGCGCTCGCCCGTCTTCATGGAGAAGAGGATATCTACACCATTACCGTCAAGCTGGGGAAACTGCTCCGTTCCTCAATCGACAACAGGGAGAGTGAGGCAACGCTTGAACAGAGCATGGCCCTGATTGAATCCTATCTCACCATTCAGAAGCTTAGATTCGCTGACAAGTTGACTACCGAGATTTATCTGGATCCCAGCTGCAAACATATAAAAACCCCAAAACTCATCATCCAACCCTTGGTTGAAAATGCAATCATCCATGGTCTGGAACCAAAGGTGGGAAGCTGGAACCTCAGTGTCCGTGTGGAAAGAACTGGAGAGAGGATTTCCATCACAGTTGGGGATGATGGAGTCGGTTTTCCTCCTGATCGCTTGCCTGACAACCTTGACGAACTTGCCAACTCGCCACACGTTGGTGTATACAATGTATATAGAAGATTATTTCTCAAATATGGAAGGAAGCTGCACTTCTCCCTGAAATCAAAAGAGGGCGAAGGGACTTGGGCAACTATCTCCTTCCCGGACGAAGAAGCAATAAAGGAAGAGATACAATGA
- the ilvN gene encoding acetolactate synthase small subunit, which yields MNTKEKRYTLAILVNNHPGVLMRVVSLFSRRGYNIDSLSVGETENEEFSRITIVVSGDRPVVEQIKKQVGKLYDVKRVYEMAGEKSLQRELVMVKVSTRHDDRSQVIELAEIFKAKINDVTSSTITLEMTGSLDKIQSFLDLMAPFGIVEMARTGITALERGARALSSISFSEDEE from the coding sequence ATGAATACCAAAGAAAAACGTTACACACTGGCAATTCTGGTTAATAACCATCCTGGTGTACTCATGCGTGTTGTATCGCTGTTCAGTCGCAGAGGGTACAACATTGACAGCCTCTCGGTTGGCGAGACCGAAAACGAGGAATTCAGCCGAATCACCATTGTGGTCAGCGGAGACCGGCCGGTTGTTGAACAGATCAAGAAACAGGTCGGCAAGCTGTATGATGTGAAGCGGGTCTATGAGATGGCAGGGGAAAAGAGCCTTCAGCGTGAGCTGGTGATGGTCAAGGTCTCCACCAGGCATGATGACCGCTCCCAGGTCATTGAGCTTGCTGAGATTTTCAAGGCAAAGATCAATGATGTAACCTCTTCTACCATCACCCTCGAGATGACCGGAAGTCTGGACAAGATTCAGTCATTCCTGGATTTGATGGCCCCATTTGGGATTGTGGAGATGGCCAGGACTGGTATTACCGCCTTGGAGAGGGGAGCAAGGGCGCTGAGCTCGATCAGTTTCAGCGAGGATGAAGAATAA
- the ilvC gene encoding ketol-acid reductoisomerase — protein sequence MSTMYYDSQADLSVLDGKKVAIIGYGSQGHAHALNLHESGVDVVVGLYKGSKSWKIAEEAGLQVATAEEASAMAQVIMMLLPDERQAKIYHDSIEKNLTAGKYLAFAHGFNIHFGQIAPPSDVNVIMIAPKGPGHTVRTQFQEGKGVPSLIAINQDPSGDSKDVALAYAKGLGAGRAGIFETTFKEETETDLFGEQAVLCGGVTALIKAGFDTLVEAGYQPEMAYFECCHEMKLIVDLINQGGLSYMRYSISDTAEYGDYTTGPKIITDETKKSMKQVLTDIQEGTFARNWLLENQVGRPYFNAKKRIEKESLLEKTGEKLRSLMSWLKK from the coding sequence ATGAGCACAATGTACTATGATTCACAGGCAGATCTCTCAGTTCTGGATGGCAAAAAAGTTGCCATCATCGGATATGGCAGCCAAGGCCATGCACACGCATTGAACCTGCACGAGAGTGGGGTGGATGTCGTCGTAGGTCTCTACAAAGGTTCAAAGAGCTGGAAGATTGCTGAAGAAGCTGGTTTGCAGGTTGCAACTGCTGAGGAAGCAAGTGCCATGGCTCAGGTCATCATGATGTTGCTGCCGGATGAGAGACAGGCAAAGATCTATCATGACAGCATCGAGAAAAATCTGACTGCAGGTAAATACCTCGCATTCGCACATGGATTCAACATCCACTTCGGACAGATTGCACCTCCCTCTGACGTGAACGTAATCATGATCGCACCCAAGGGTCCTGGACACACGGTCCGCACCCAGTTCCAGGAAGGCAAGGGCGTTCCTTCCCTGATCGCAATCAACCAGGATCCCAGCGGAGATTCCAAGGATGTCGCACTTGCCTATGCTAAGGGGCTTGGTGCTGGTCGTGCAGGTATTTTTGAAACCACATTCAAGGAAGAGACAGAGACCGACCTCTTTGGTGAGCAGGCTGTGCTTTGTGGTGGTGTAACCGCCTTGATCAAGGCTGGATTCGACACCTTGGTGGAAGCAGGCTACCAGCCTGAGATGGCATACTTCGAATGTTGCCATGAGATGAAGCTGATCGTTGACTTGATCAACCAGGGTGGACTCTCCTACATGCGTTACTCCATCAGCGATACGGCTGAGTATGGGGATTACACAACCGGTCCAAAGATCATCACCGATGAGACCAAGAAATCCATGAAGCAAGTTCTTACCGACATTCAGGAAGGGACCTTTGCCCGCAACTGGCTGCTTGAGAACCAGGTTGGCCGACCCTACTTCAATGCAAAGAAGCGCATTGAAAAGGAAAGTCTCTTGGAGAAGACAGGTGAAAAGCTTCGCTCACTGATGAGCTGGCTGAAAAAGTAA
- a CDS encoding 2-isopropylmalate synthase, protein MEKDRIYIFDTTLRDGEQAPGYSMNLDEKIRMALQLEALGVDILEAGFAIASPGDFASVQAISKEVKDVTVASLSRALERDIEVAWEAVKHARRPRIHTFLATSDLHLEFKLKMSREDALKRSASMVKFARNLTDNVEFSLEDATRTDLDYMCKVVEEVIKAGASVVNLPDTVGYATPDDMTRMVSTVMNKVPNVDKAILAVHCHNDLGLAVANSLAGLKAGARQAECTVCGIGERAGNAAVEELVMAIRTRNDDYPFSYQVRTEEISRSSRLLSQITGVKPNPSKAIVGANAFAHESGIHQHGMMANSLTYEIMTPESVGVMTTSLVLGKHSGQHAFEKRLVDLGYALSKEEVKTLFSEFKNLADRKKTITDRDLIALVETSSQSSPVIWELERFVVNSGNLMTSTACVTLRKGEKTYQEVALGTGPVYAALRAVEKIIRHPFSLEDYSLQAVTEHRDALGEVHVKITDGHGMYRGRGVSTDVIEASILSCLAAVNRMLDEASSISGGGSLKPTTSPSFENDMLRSHSDKEKDRGDA, encoded by the coding sequence ATGGAAAAGGACAGAATCTATATCTTTGATACCACACTGAGAGACGGCGAGCAGGCTCCTGGATACAGCATGAACCTGGACGAGAAAATTCGCATGGCCCTACAGCTAGAGGCCCTCGGTGTGGATATCCTAGAAGCCGGGTTTGCCATAGCGTCTCCCGGTGACTTTGCCAGCGTTCAGGCTATCAGCAAAGAGGTGAAGGACGTCACCGTTGCCTCCCTCTCAAGAGCCTTGGAGAGAGATATTGAAGTAGCCTGGGAAGCGGTGAAACACGCGAGAAGGCCCAGAATACACACCTTTCTGGCAACCAGCGACCTCCATCTGGAGTTCAAGCTGAAGATGAGTCGCGAGGATGCCTTGAAGCGTTCCGCCTCCATGGTAAAGTTTGCTCGTAACCTGACCGACAATGTTGAGTTCTCCCTGGAGGATGCAACCAGAACCGATCTTGATTACATGTGCAAGGTTGTTGAGGAAGTGATCAAGGCAGGGGCAAGTGTAGTGAATCTGCCGGATACCGTCGGATACGCTACCCCTGATGACATGACCCGGATGGTATCCACGGTCATGAACAAGGTACCCAATGTGGATAAGGCCATCCTGGCAGTCCACTGTCACAATGATCTGGGCCTTGCAGTTGCCAATAGCCTTGCTGGACTGAAGGCCGGGGCTCGTCAGGCAGAGTGTACCGTCTGCGGTATCGGGGAAAGGGCAGGGAATGCCGCCGTTGAAGAGTTGGTGATGGCCATCAGGACGAGAAATGATGACTACCCATTCTCCTACCAGGTACGCACTGAGGAAATATCGCGTTCAAGTCGTCTGCTCTCCCAGATCACCGGTGTCAAACCGAACCCTTCCAAGGCAATCGTAGGTGCAAATGCGTTTGCCCATGAGAGTGGCATCCACCAGCATGGCATGATGGCAAACAGCCTTACCTATGAGATCATGACCCCAGAGAGTGTAGGAGTGATGACTACCAGTCTTGTGCTGGGTAAGCACAGCGGGCAACACGCCTTCGAGAAACGCCTTGTTGACCTTGGCTATGCCTTGAGCAAAGAGGAAGTAAAGACACTCTTCTCAGAATTCAAGAATCTCGCAGACCGAAAGAAGACTATCACCGATCGTGATCTTATTGCCTTGGTGGAGACTTCCAGCCAAAGTAGCCCGGTAATCTGGGAACTGGAACGTTTTGTGGTCAATAGTGGCAATCTGATGACCAGCACTGCCTGCGTCACCCTGAGAAAAGGGGAGAAGACCTACCAGGAGGTTGCACTCGGTACCGGTCCGGTCTATGCAGCACTCAGGGCAGTGGAGAAGATTATCCGTCATCCCTTCAGTCTGGAGGACTACAGCTTGCAGGCAGTCACTGAGCACCGGGATGCTCTTGGAGAAGTCCATGTAAAGATCACCGATGGACATGGTATGTACCGTGGACGTGGTGTAAGTACCGACGTTATCGAGGCTTCGATTCTCAGCTGTCTTGCTGCAGTGAACCGTATGCTGGATGAAGCATCTTCGATCTCGGGTGGGGGGTCCCTTAAACCCACCACTTCACCAAGCTTTGAGAATGACATGTTGCGTTCCCATTCAGATAAGGAGAAAGACCGAGGTGATGCATAA